In one window of Longimicrobium sp. DNA:
- a CDS encoding S1 RNA-binding domain-containing protein, translated as FKIIKLNKRRRNIVVSRRVLLEADREIKRDKLKKELEVGQQRVGIVKNITDFGAFIDLGGMDGLLHITDMSWGRVGHPSEVVGIGDELEVKVLDIDWERERLSLGLKQLQDYPWKDVETKYPVGARVRGRVVSITNYGAFVELEKGVEGLVHISEMSWTRNVRHPSKIVSLGDEIEAVILKVDPEGEKISLGMKQIEEDPWHALPAKYPVGTRLSGKVRNLTSFGAFVEIEPGIDGLVHISDMSWTKRIQHPSEVVKKGDDVDVVILGVDAENKRISLGLKQTQDDPWGDIATQYHAGQEIAGPITRLQDKGVAVDLGNDVEGFVPVSQIGVTGLQNPADVFAEGDMLDMRITEVDAANHRIVCEVVRVPKFEGGEPQFTVAATPAVADEASETTASADDAPAADEAPAAEASADAAPAADEAPASDDAPAADAGTDEQA; from the coding sequence TTCAAGATCATCAAGCTCAACAAGCGCCGCCGCAACATCGTGGTGTCGCGCCGCGTGCTCCTGGAAGCCGACCGCGAGATCAAGCGCGACAAGCTGAAGAAGGAGCTCGAGGTAGGCCAGCAGCGCGTGGGCATCGTCAAGAACATCACCGACTTCGGTGCGTTCATCGACCTGGGCGGCATGGACGGCCTGCTGCACATCACCGACATGTCGTGGGGCCGCGTTGGCCACCCGTCCGAGGTGGTGGGCATCGGCGACGAGCTGGAGGTGAAGGTCCTGGACATCGACTGGGAGCGCGAGCGCCTGTCGCTGGGCCTGAAGCAGCTTCAGGACTACCCCTGGAAGGACGTCGAGACCAAGTACCCGGTGGGCGCCCGCGTTCGCGGCCGCGTCGTCTCGATCACCAACTACGGCGCCTTCGTGGAGCTGGAGAAGGGTGTCGAGGGCCTGGTGCACATCTCCGAGATGAGCTGGACGCGCAACGTCCGGCACCCGTCCAAGATCGTGTCGCTGGGCGATGAGATCGAGGCGGTGATCCTGAAGGTGGATCCGGAAGGCGAGAAGATCTCGCTCGGCATGAAGCAGATCGAGGAAGACCCGTGGCACGCGCTGCCGGCCAAGTACCCGGTGGGCACGCGCCTCAGCGGCAAGGTCCGCAACCTCACCAGCTTCGGTGCCTTCGTCGAGATCGAGCCGGGGATCGACGGCCTGGTGCACATCTCCGACATGAGCTGGACGAAGCGCATCCAGCACCCGTCGGAAGTCGTCAAGAAGGGTGACGACGTCGACGTGGTGATCCTGGGCGTGGACGCGGAGAACAAGCGCATCTCGCTGGGCCTGAAGCAGACCCAGGACGACCCGTGGGGCGACATCGCCACGCAGTACCACGCGGGCCAGGAGATCGCCGGCCCCATCACCCGCCTGCAGGACAAGGGCGTGGCGGTGGACCTGGGCAACGACGTCGAGGGCTTCGTGCCCGTTTCGCAGATCGGCGTGACCGGCCTGCAGAACCCGGCGGACGTGTTCGCCGAGGGCGACATGCTCGACATGCGCATCACCGAGGTCGACGCGGCCAACCACCGCATCGTCTGCGAAGTGGTGCGGGTGCCCAAGTTCGAGGGCGGCGAGCCGCAGTTCACCGTGGCGGCCACCCCGGCCGTCGCGGACGAGGCTTCGGAGACCACCGCGAGCGCCGACGACGCGCCCGCGGCCGACGAGGCCCCGGCTGCGGAGGCTTCGGCCGATGCGGCTCCGGCTGCGGACGAGGCTCCGGCTTCGGACGACGCTCCCGCCGCGGACGCCGGAACGGACGAGCAGGCGTAA
- a CDS encoding DNA/RNA non-specific endonuclease: protein MPFPRITARAVLGLAAMLALAACSTDGPTEVTTNPDGPSFYTYPSAIYRNHVEFGAPSGSSTSDVRLSKNTHYISYNCSRGGPNWVSWNLNKTHYGDAARSTSFYSDGTLPTGCYRVTTSDYTNSGFSRGHMVRSEERTWSSEHNKQTFLMTNILPQYQDLNGGPWYKFEQYLQTQAQTNNKEIYIMAGGYSYSGTLLNAGKVAIPRRNYKIALLMPYGQGLAQATSTSSIEVIAVDMPNITGISTASWESYRTTVDAIESKTGYNFLHLLTDGVESYWEAR from the coding sequence ATGCCCTTCCCTCGCATCACCGCGCGCGCGGTGCTGGGTCTTGCCGCCATGCTGGCCCTGGCCGCCTGCTCCACCGACGGCCCGACCGAAGTCACGACCAACCCCGACGGACCCAGCTTCTACACCTACCCCAGCGCCATCTACCGCAACCACGTGGAGTTCGGCGCGCCGTCGGGGTCGTCCACCAGCGACGTGCGGCTTTCCAAGAACACCCACTACATTTCGTACAACTGCTCGCGCGGCGGGCCCAACTGGGTGTCGTGGAACCTGAACAAGACGCACTACGGCGACGCGGCGCGCTCCACGAGCTTCTACTCCGACGGCACGCTGCCCACCGGCTGCTACCGCGTAACGACGTCGGACTACACGAACTCGGGGTTCAGCCGCGGCCACATGGTGCGCAGCGAGGAGCGCACCTGGTCGTCGGAGCACAATAAGCAGACGTTCCTGATGACCAACATCCTGCCGCAGTACCAGGACCTGAACGGCGGGCCCTGGTACAAGTTCGAGCAGTACCTGCAGACGCAGGCGCAGACGAACAACAAGGAAATCTACATCATGGCCGGCGGATACTCGTACAGCGGCACGCTGCTGAACGCGGGCAAGGTGGCCATCCCGCGGCGCAACTACAAGATCGCGCTGCTGATGCCCTACGGTCAGGGCCTGGCGCAGGCCACGTCGACGAGCAGCATCGAGGTGATCGCGGTGGACATGCCCAACATCACGGGGATTTCCACCGCCTCGTGGGAAAGCTACCGCACCACCGTCGACGCCATCGAGAGCAAGACCGGATACAACTTCCTGCACCTGCTGACCGACGGCGTGGAATCGTACTGGGAAGCCCGGTAG
- a CDS encoding maltose acetyltransferase domain-containing protein codes for MRMERVKMLAGELYDPMDTGLVARRERARDLCQALNATGEARQAERRRIVSDLFWSGGDTVLVQPAFPSITEEAQ; via the coding sequence ATGAGGATGGAACGCGTAAAGATGCTGGCGGGCGAGCTTTACGATCCCATGGACACCGGCCTGGTCGCCCGTCGCGAGCGCGCACGCGACCTGTGCCAGGCGCTGAACGCCACGGGCGAGGCCCGGCAGGCCGAGCGGCGGCGCATCGTGAGCGACCTGTTCTGGTCAGGTGGGGACACCGTTTTGGTGCAGCCGGCCTTCCCATCGATCACGGAGGAAGCGCAGTGA
- a CDS encoding VOC family protein → MRPRVTVITLGVDHLERSLRFYRDGLGFPTEGITGAEFEHGAVVFIDLQAGLKLALWPRASLAHDTGLSVAPPSATEFTLGHNVASRAEVDSVMQQARAAGARIVKEAHDTFWGGYAGYFQDPDGHLWEVVWNPSFEIQD, encoded by the coding sequence GTGAGGCCTCGCGTTACCGTCATCACCCTCGGCGTGGACCACCTGGAGCGGTCGCTCCGCTTCTACCGCGACGGGCTGGGCTTTCCGACAGAGGGGATCACCGGCGCCGAGTTCGAGCACGGCGCGGTGGTGTTCATCGACCTGCAGGCGGGGCTGAAGCTGGCGCTCTGGCCGCGGGCCAGCCTGGCGCACGACACCGGCCTTTCCGTCGCGCCTCCCTCCGCGACGGAGTTCACGCTGGGGCACAACGTCGCGTCCCGAGCGGAGGTGGATTCGGTGATGCAGCAAGCGCGGGCGGCGGGTGCCCGCATCGTGAAGGAGGCGCACGACACGTTCTGGGGCGGATACGCCGGCTACTTCCAGGACCCGGACGGGCACCTCTGGGAAGTCGTGTGGAACCCGTCGTTCGAGATCCAGGACTAG